The Sander vitreus isolate 19-12246 chromosome 5, sanVit1, whole genome shotgun sequence genome includes a region encoding these proteins:
- the LOC144518089 gene encoding protein mono-ADP-ribosyltransferase PARP15-like isoform X2, with translation MGQLTLEVSSGDITKEACDVIINSSNQGFTLKSGVSKAILDSAGLTVELECSQIVNSPNYQPDLFILTSAGQLPSTHIIHVVGHNNPAKIKDVVYEVLKFCEENKFGSVSFPALGTGQGGANPSAVADAMVDGVVNFVRKKHPRFVCSVKILIFQTFMMAEFHKSMKKREGEQVEAKSVFTKFKDTFTSCFMGRRK, from the exons ATGGGTCAGCTCACCCTTGAGGTGTCATCTGGAGACATCACCAAGGAGGCCTGTGATGTCATCATCAACTCCTCCAATCAGGGCTTTACCCTAAAATCAG GAGTGTCGAAGGCCATCTTGGACAGCGCTGGACTAACAGTTGAGCTGGAGTGCTCACAGATTG TAAATTCTCCGAATTACCAGCCTGATCTGTTTATCCTGACGTCGGCCGGCCAGCTGCCCAGCACACACATTATCCACGTTGTCGGCCATAATAATCCTGCAAAGATTAAGGATGTGGTTTACGAAGTGCTGAAGTTCTGCGAGGAGAACAAGTTCGGCTCTGTCTCCTTCCCGGCCCTGGGAACAG GTCAGGGAGGGGCCAACCCGTCGGCGGTGGCAGACGCCATGGTGGATGGGGTGGTGAACTTTGTGAGGAAGAAGCACCCGAGGTTTGTTTGCAGCGTAAAGATCCTGATCTTCCAGACATTCATGATGGCGGAGTTTCACAAGAGCatgaagaagagagagggagagcaggtggAGGCGAAGAGCGTCTTCACCAAGTTCAAAG ACACTTTCACTTCTTGTTTTATGGGACGTCGGAAGTAG
- the LOC144518089 gene encoding protein mono-ADP-ribosyltransferase PARP15-like isoform X1: MASATPASFGQVSSPSLGVYRVQMGQLTLEVSSGDITKEACDVIINSSNQGFTLKSGVSKAILDSAGLTVELECSQIVNSPNYQPDLFILTSAGQLPSTHIIHVVGHNNPAKIKDVVYEVLKFCEENKFGSVSFPALGTGQGGANPSAVADAMVDGVVNFVRKKHPRFVCSVKILIFQTFMMAEFHKSMKKREGEQVEAKSVFTKFKDTFTSCFMGRRK, encoded by the exons ATGGCGAGTGCAACACCTG cctcCTTCGGTCAGGTGTCGTCCCCCTCCCTCGGTGTGTATCGGGTGCAGATGGGTCAGCTCACCCTTGAGGTGTCATCTGGAGACATCACCAAGGAGGCCTGTGATGTCATCATCAACTCCTCCAATCAGGGCTTTACCCTAAAATCAG GAGTGTCGAAGGCCATCTTGGACAGCGCTGGACTAACAGTTGAGCTGGAGTGCTCACAGATTG TAAATTCTCCGAATTACCAGCCTGATCTGTTTATCCTGACGTCGGCCGGCCAGCTGCCCAGCACACACATTATCCACGTTGTCGGCCATAATAATCCTGCAAAGATTAAGGATGTGGTTTACGAAGTGCTGAAGTTCTGCGAGGAGAACAAGTTCGGCTCTGTCTCCTTCCCGGCCCTGGGAACAG GTCAGGGAGGGGCCAACCCGTCGGCGGTGGCAGACGCCATGGTGGATGGGGTGGTGAACTTTGTGAGGAAGAAGCACCCGAGGTTTGTTTGCAGCGTAAAGATCCTGATCTTCCAGACATTCATGATGGCGGAGTTTCACAAGAGCatgaagaagagagagggagagcaggtggAGGCGAAGAGCGTCTTCACCAAGTTCAAAG ACACTTTCACTTCTTGTTTTATGGGACGTCGGAAGTAG